The genomic DNA TCTTAGTCCGGCTTTCCAAATCGTTTCTAACTCTGCACCTTCTGGGGCGGGCGCGGTTAAACGTGGGCAGGATTGACGATTAAGTAATAAATCTAAGGCCTTCATTGTTATCCTTAACGAGGGAGTTTGTTAGGCCATTGTGCGTAAATTGTGTTAAAAGTAAAGTTAAGGCTTAATCATGTGGCGCAGTAACATGAAGTATAAACAAGCAAGTACTCAGTTTGAGCAGCAACAGCGGCTACGCCGTGAACAAATCATGCAGCTACAAGCTTGGGTAAAACAACATCCCAAACCCACCGCCGCATTAATTCAACAGTGGCTGAAACTAGAGCGCCGCCGCTAACTCAGCACCTTGACGTATTGCACGTTTGGCATCCAACTCGGCCGCAACGTCGGCTCCACCAATCAGATGAGAAACGATCCCTAAGGCGCTTAAGTCATCATGCAAGCTACGTAGTGGTTCCTGCCCGGCACAAATCACGACTTGATCCACCGCTAACAGCTGCTCTTTTTCGCCGCAACGAATGTGCAGACCTTGGTCGTCTATTTTGAGGTATTCAACACCAGCTAACATTTCCACCTGGTTTTTCTTCAAGGTTTCGCGATGGATCCAGCCGGTAGTTTTACCTAAGTCCTTACCCACTTTGCTCGATTTTCGCTGACACAAATATACCTTACGAGCAGCCTCATGGGATTGCTGCGGTTTTAAACCGCCAGGCTCAGCAATCTCCCTGTCGATACCCCAGCTATCTAACCAGCGATTTACATTGGTCGATAACGAAGGCTTTTGTTCAACCAAATACTCCGCCACATCAAAGCCAATACCGCCGGCGCCAATAATCGCCACTTGTTGGCCAATCGGTTTATGGTCGCGCAATACATCTAAATAACTACACACTTTTTCGTGACTAATACCTTCAATGGGTGGGGTGCGTGGCAAAATACCAGTGGCTATCACCACCTCGTCAGCAGCTAAATCACTGAGCATCGGCGCGTCTACTTTAGTTTCTAAATGCAGTTCAACACCTAATTGCTTAATGCGGTTGGCGAAGTAGCGCAGGGTTTCATAAAACTCTTCTTTTCCGGGAATTTGTTTGGCGTAGTTAAACTGCCCGCCAATTTGTTCCGCTTGGTCATACAAGCTAACTCGATGGCCTCGTTCGGCCGCATAACAGGAAAATGCCAAACCAGCAGGCCCGGCGCCTACCACAACAATATGTTTAGCCTTAGTTACTGGAGGGAAGCTCAACTCGGTTTCATAACAGGCCTGAGGATTCACCAAACAGCTGGCACGTTGCTGTTTAAATACATGGTCTAAACAAGCTTGATTACAGGCAATACAGGTATTGATTAGAGCCGCTTGATTATTGCGGGCTTTTTCCACAAACAGTGGATCGGCCAACAGCGGACGCGCCATCGACACCATGTCGGCTTGCCCAGAGCGCAAAATATTTTCGGCCACATCGGGGGTATTAATGCGGTTAACGGCGACCATTGGTATGTTGATGTGTTGCTTCACTTTTTCGGTAACCCAAGCAAAGGCTCCCCGCGGCACACTGGTGGCGATGGTAGGAATCCGCGCCTCATGCCAGCCAATACCAGTATTGAGTATGCTAACGCCGGCTTGCTCCAAGGCTTTGGCTAACAGTAACACTTCTTCAAAGGTACTACCTTGCTCGACTAAGTCCAGCATGGATAAACGAAACACAATGATGAAGTCTTTACCCACCGCCGCTCGCGTTTGCTTCACCACCTCTATGGGGAATTTAATGCGATTTAGATAGCTACCTCCCCAACTATCGCTGCGACGGTTGGTTCGCGAACAAATAAACTGATTAATCAGGTAGCCTTCTGAGCCCATGATCTCTACCCCATCATAACCAGCGCGTTGGGCCAGCTTGGCACTGTTGGCAAAATCTTTAATGGTGCCGCGAATTTGTCGCTCGCTCATGGCTTTTGGCTTGAAGGGGTTAATCGGCGCTTTAATTTTACTGGCACCAACACTAAAGGGATGATAGGCATACCGACCGGCATGCAGTAATTGTAAGGCAATCTTTCCGCCTTCTTTATGTACCGCTTCGGTGATAATACGGTGCTTTTTAACCTGCCAAGGAAAACTCAACTGACAGCCATTGGGAGCAAGACGGCCTCGAAAATTGGGCGCAATTCCCCCAGTCACAATTAAGCCCACTCCCCTTTAGCTCGCAATGCGTAGAATGCCGCTAGTTTTTCAAATCCACCTTTTTCTTCTAAGCCGGTGTGCATAGAGCCCATTAAAACGCGACTAGGTAACTGAGTGAATCCTAAATCCAAGGGAGCGCTTAAATGTGGGTACTTGGTCATCCGTGTAGCCTCTAATTGGTAGCCATGTTATGAAAGTGTTAACAGCATATACAAAGCAAACTACAGTTTCAAACATTTGTTTGAATATTTGCAGGTGCCTGTTTTTTATGACTATGGTAACGTTTAAGACACCATTAACTATTTAAGTAGAGCACCGTGTTTAAATTTATTAAAAACATCTTTCGCTTTTTCTGGCGTACCCTTAATTTTATCCGGGCACTGATCGTTAATTTATTTTTGTTAGTGATGGTTATCCTGGTGATAGTGGCCTTAGGTAACATCGACAGTGAGCCCCAGATAACTCCTCCAGCAGGTGCACTCGTTCTTAACTTAAACGGTCAAATTGTTGAGCAAACCCAACGAATTAATCCCATTGCAGAATTTAGCAATGAGGTCTTAGGCAATAGCGTTGAAAAGGAAATAGACCTTTACAGCGTAGTACAAGCCATTGATGCAGCACGTGTCGATAGCAACATCACCGGCATAGTATTAGGCCTAGACGCATTACCGCGCACCAGCCAAACCAAGTTAAGCATTATTGGCGAAGCCCTAGAGCGTTTTAAAGACAGTGGCAAACCGATTATTTCTTACGCCGACTACTATGATCAGCACCAATATTACTTAGCCAGCTTTGCCGACACCGTGCTACTCAACCCTAAGGGTGCAGTATTAATGCGTGGCATGAACTCGCGGCAACTGTTCTTTAAAGATGCCATCGACAAACTAGAATTAAACACTCATATATTCCGCGTAGGTACTCATAAATCGTTTGTAGAGCCTTACATTCGCAACGATATGTCTATTGAGGCCAAACAAGACTTAGCACACTGGATGGATCAACTCTGGCAAACTTATTTAGACACAGTGTCAGCTAATCGAGGTATTGCTCAGCAGCAATTAATGCCCAAAGCCAAACAACTCATTGCTGCCCTTAAAACCGTTGACGGCGACGGTGCTCGCTACGCTGAAAAATACGGTTTGGTGGACCAACTCACTACCCGCTCACAAGCTAAACAACTATTAATCGACACCTTTGGTGAAAGCGAAGACGGCGGCTATCAATCCCAAGACTTTAGCGAATACTTGAGTAATCTTCCCGGTCCCTCAAATGCTCCCGACAAGGTTGCCCTGTTGATCGCTCAAGGCGCGATTGTAGGCGGCCGTGGTCAAGACCAGGTGATTGCCGCTGACACGGTGTTAGAACAACTAAATCAAGCCTTAGAAGACGAAGACGTAAAAGCCTTAGTGGTACGTGTAGACAGCCCAGGCGGCAGTGCTTTCGCTTCAGAGTTGATTCGTGAAAAGCTAGGGCA from Agarivorans gilvus includes the following:
- the sppA gene encoding signal peptide peptidase SppA; this encodes MFKFIKNIFRFFWRTLNFIRALIVNLFLLVMVILVIVALGNIDSEPQITPPAGALVLNLNGQIVEQTQRINPIAEFSNEVLGNSVEKEIDLYSVVQAIDAARVDSNITGIVLGLDALPRTSQTKLSIIGEALERFKDSGKPIISYADYYDQHQYYLASFADTVLLNPKGAVLMRGMNSRQLFFKDAIDKLELNTHIFRVGTHKSFVEPYIRNDMSIEAKQDLAHWMDQLWQTYLDTVSANRGIAQQQLMPKAKQLIAALKTVDGDGARYAEKYGLVDQLTTRSQAKQLLIDTFGESEDGGYQSQDFSEYLSNLPGPSNAPDKVALLIAQGAIVGGRGQDQVIAADTVLEQLNQALEDEDVKALVVRVDSPGGSAFASELIREKLGQFQDKGIPVVVSMGSVAASGGYWISSTADQIFASPTTITGSIGIFGMFATIENALAKLGISSDGYATGPLAEISPFQALPDEVAEIIQLNIEHGYHDFVSLVSNGRAIPMADMDDIAEGRIWTGQDALENGLVDQLGDLNAAIDYAVSLAELNAYQLDKLEVPMSPRERFIAELFDSKFSQALASHLPQWTLLQQIKQQAPSLEQFNDPMGQYSFCAVCEGLQ